The following is a genomic window from Niveispirillum cyanobacteriorum.
ATGCTCATGGGTCGTGATCCTGGCGGATGGTGCTATGGAACAAACGGAACCGGGCCGATCCATATGGACCGGCCCGGCGGTGACTTAACGCCCGAAGGCGCTTTAACTGTCGATATCGCTGCCCTCGCGGCGCAAGCCCCATTTGACCAGGGTTTCCCCCGGCTGCGTGGTGCCACGCAGCACGATCTGGGTGGTCGCACGGGGATCGGCGCCCTGCCCCAGATAGATGCTATCGGTGGTCTCGATCTCCGCCCCGCTGGCCCGGAACTTCCACAAGGCACCCGATGGCAGGCGCAGCAGCAGGGCCGCCTCATCCTCCAGCGTGGCAACACGCACACTGGGATGCAGGTGGAAGCGGACAGCAAACTCATGACTGGCAGAACCGGCCAACCGATCCTGGCCGCGCAGATCTTCCCCGCTTTCTGCCAGGAACAGTCGGCGGAAATGAATAAGACTGCCCCGGTCACCGTAGCCGTCATGATAGGCATCGACCAGGGTGCCGGCATCGCCATCCTGGCGGTCGACATGGACATTGGAGGGGCGCCGGGACAAGCCCCCATCATCATTCACGCCACTGGAATTGGTGTCATCGATGGTCAGCGTGGAATGCGCCGCCGTGGCCGCCAGGGCCGCGCGCCATGGCCCCTGATCCCCCGGATGCGCCCCGCAATTCACGATCAGGCGTTCACGCCCGATGCTCATCTCAAACGACAGGGTGCCGGCATGCGCATGTTCATCCAGGCCCGGGGCCGGCGGCAGGCCCGTATCCATCAGAATACAGGTGCGGCCCGCCGTAATGCGTTCAAACCCGATATGGGGGGTGGATTTAAGTGGGCGACCGCGCGCGTCGGCCTGGCCCAAGACAGTGTCGATCAACACCGCCTCGCCTTCCTGCGCGCCGTTGAACAGGGCAAGGCCCCCGTCGCCATGGCGGAAGAAGCGCAGGGTGGGGGTCATGCGGTCGATGGCGTGTTGCACCGCCTCGGGCACATCCTCGCGCCCCGCGCGGTAACAACCGCGAATATCAATCAGATGACGCAGCACCAGAAGCTGGGCCGCTGGCGAATGTTCGACATGGCCGCCATCGGGCAGCACCTGCTTCGGCAGTTCCCGGTTCAGCAGGGCGCGGGCCCGATCGGTGGCACGCGACAGGCCCGACAGGCACATGCCGCCATAGACCATGCCTTTCAGCGTGCCCAGCAGGGCAGCACCCTTCAACCGGCCCGGAACCGTATGTTCCAGAAACCGGACCTGACGGGCCAGACTGTCGAACACGCGGGCGCGCAGTTGGTCGTCTGCACTGGCCAGAAAGAAATCATGCTGGCCGATCCAGGCCGTGACGCGGGTGGCCAGCACATCGGGCGCCCAGGCCACGGGGTGCCAACGCTTGCCGAACATATCCAGCCAATGGCTGACCAGTACGCGGGCCTGCCGCCGGGCCGCATCACCGCCGGTGGCGCGCAGATGGCGCAGCCAGTCGAAACCATGCATTTCCGCCAGCCAGGGGGCCGACGCCGTCGGTTCGAGCCAGGGCGGCATCTCGCCCGAAAAACCCTGTCCGGCGAACCGGAAACGGTTATTCAGCAGATCCTGCCCATGATGGGCATCGCCAGGCCAGGGATCGGGCGGGACCAGCGACAATTGCCTGGGCGCCGGCCCCGACAGGGCCATCATCTGGTACAGGCCGGTCGCACGGTACCAGCCGCCCGACCCCGGCTTGAACCTTTTATGCGCCATGCCCCCAGTCATGCTGCCCGATCAACCGTTCTGGCCGCGCAGCGCGCGCATATTGGTTTCATAGGCCGACGGCCCGCCGACAAAGGTCGCCGTGCCGGCCACCAGAACATCGGCACCCACCGCAATGCATTGCTTCGCCGTCTCAATATTCACGCCGCCATCAACCTCAAGATCGATCTGCCGACCGCCCTGGGCGTCGGACACGGCATTGATGCGGCGGCGCAGCTCCGCGATCTTGTCCAACTGGGACGAAATGAAGCTCTGCCCGCCAAAGCCGGGATTGACCGACATGACCAGCACCAGATCCAGGTCGGCCAGAAGGTAATCCACCATCGACAACGGCGTGTGCGGGTTCAACACGATACCCGGCTTCTTGCCCAGGGACCGGATCAGCTGCACCGTGCGGTGCGGGTGCGCACCAGCCTCGGGATGGAAGCTGATGATATCCGCGCCGGCATCGGCAAAGGCCTGGATGAAGTTATCGACGGGCGCGATCATCAGATGCACGTCGAAGACCTTTGCCGTGTGCGGGCGCAGGGCCTTCACGACACCGGGACCGATGGTGATGTTGGGCACGAAATGCCCGTCCATGACATCGATATGGATGTAATCCGCACCGGCTGCGTCGATGGCGCGCACCTCCTCACCCAGGCGGGCAAAGTCGGCGGACAGGATGGACGGGGCGATCTTGACGGGCTTGGTCATCATGGACCCGGTTGGTATCAACAACAGGCCCCGCCGACAAGTCGGGTTCGGCGCATGAAAGGCCGGTTATCGGCACATGGCGCGGGGTCAGGGCGCCGGGTAGAGCCATTGCATCCCCTGGATCAGGCCCACGGGGAAGGTGGTTTCATGATAGGTGCCCTGGGACACCTCTGACATGACCTGTAACCCCGGATATTTGCGCGCCCGCAGATGCTTGGCCATATCCTGCTGATCGGCCACCATATCGCGACGTTGATTATAGCGTTTATCGCCGGGCTTAGCCGCCTCGAACGACCCGGTGGTCATGTAGACACTGGCCCTCAGGTCCTTGTGCCCCTTGGCATAATCCGCCTCCAGCGTGCGCAGGGCATAATCCTTATACCAGATGGACGGGCTGGTCAGGATATAGCTGCTGAAATGCTGCGGCTGGGTGAACAGCACCCACAGCCCGAACAGCCCGCCATAGGATTGGCCCACCAGGGTGCGGCGGGCAGGATCGATGCGGTAGGTCTTCTCAACCAACGGCATCGCCTCCTTCACCAGGAAGTCAAGATAGGCCTGCGCACCACCCGACGGGCTGGGCAGGTCCGGATCGGCCCAGGGCGTCAGATCGCGGCGGCGGCTCTCCATGCCATTCTCGCCCTTGGCCGTGGGCAGACCAACCAGGATAAACTCATCCAGCCGCTTCTGGCTGTGGGCCAGCCGCGTGATGCCGGACGCCACCTGGAACGTGTAATCGCCATCGGTCAGGTACAGCACACCATAGCGCCGGCCCACATTCTTCGGGTCCGCATAGCCCGGTGGCAGCTTCACATAGAGATCGTAAGTCCGGCCATTCTGCGCCGAAGTCACGGTATGGACGCTGGTCCGTTCCACCTGATAGGCGGGAAGGCTTTCCTGGGCGGCGGCGCCCTGAACGGTGAACAGCAGGGCGGCGGTCAGAAACCAGACAAAACGCATCCGGGATGTCCCCTTCGGATTGCAGAGATGAGGCCTGTGTATGAATTTCCCGATTGCCAGGTCAAGCGCCCACCCTGGCCGTTGACGGGGCGCTATCGCGCCCCCACTCTGATCTTACAGATGCGCAGCCCCGGAGGCCGGCCATGGACAGCGTGAACCTCGCCGATGTCGCCAGCAACCTGACCCGCCTGATCGAACGGGCCGAGGCGGGGGAGGAGATCATCATCTACCGCGCCGGTCGTCCCGTGGCCCGGCTGATGCCTCCGGTGGCGGGGGCAGCGGCATCTCCAACGCCAAAGCCAAAGAGGCAACTTGGGGTCCTGGCCGGGCAAGGCTACTGGATCGGCGATGACTTCGATGATCCCTTGCCGGAGGAGATGGAACGGGCGTTCCGGGGGGAAGGTACGTGAGGCTATTGCTCGACACGCATGTATTCATCTGGTCGGCACTGTCTCCAGACCGGCTCCCCGCCCATATCATTGACGCAATCTGCTCGGGCGACAATGACATCATCATCAGCACCGCCAGCATCTGGGAAATCGCGATCAAGGTGAAAACCGGACGTCTGGCCTTCCCTCTGGGCCTGCTGCCCGAGATTCTGCATCGTATGGATATGCAACTACTGGATATCCATCTTGACCATGTTCTGGAGGCGGGAAACCTCCCGCTTCACCACAACGACCCGTTCGACCGCATGTTGATTGCACAGGCCAGGATGGAGGCTTTGCTGCTGGTGACGGCAGATGCGATGATCCCAACCTACGCGGTGAAGACCCTGTCGGCGCGGGCGTGAGAAAGGGTAGTCCATGGTTGAAGTGCATGTCGTTCCGGCACTGACCGACAATTACATTCACATCCTGCATGACGCGGCCCATGGCATTACCGCCGTGGTGGATCCGGGTGAGGCGGGGCCGGTGCGCGCCTTTCTGACCGACCGCGGCTGGCGGCTGACCCATATTCTGGCCACCCACCATCATGGGGACCATATCGGCGGCATCAACGACCTGCGCGCCGACAGCCACGCGATGTTGATCGGGCCTAAGGCGGAGATGGAGCGCATCCCCGAAATGGACGCCACTTACGGCGATGGCGACAGCTTCACCCTGGGCAGCCAGACCGTCCGCGTCTTTGACACGCCGGGCCATACGCGCGGCCATTGCGCCTTTTTCTGTGAGGAGGCGCGGCTGCTGTTCAGCGGCGATACCCTGTTCTCGCTCGGCTGCGGGCGCCTGTTCGAAGGGACGGCAGCCCAGATGTGGGACAGCCTGTTGAAACTGCGGGCCTTGCCGCCCGAAACCCGAATTTACTGTGGCCATGAATATACGGCCAGCAATGCCCGGTTCGCGCTGTCCATCGACCCGGACAATCTGCCCCTGAAAGCCAGGGCGGAGCAGGTGGCAGCGTTGCGGGCCAAGGGCCTTCCCTCCATTCCCGCCCGCCTGTCGGATGAGTTGGCGGCCAATCCCTTCCTGCGCGCCGATGACCCGTTGCTGGCCGCCCATTTCGGCCTGACCGGCGCGCCGCATGCCAGCATCTTCGCCGCCATCCGCAAGGCGAAGGATGATTTCCGGGGCTGATTGCACCCCCCGCCGCCCCCCATACCCTGGATGAAGACATGAAGCTGCGTTACAGCCAGACCTCTCCCTTCGTGCGCAAGGTGTTGATGGCGGCGCATGAGGTTGGATTGGCCGACCGGATCGACCTGTCGCCGATTGATGTTTGGTCACCTGACAGCCCGATCGTGCGCGAGAACCCCTTGTCCAAGATCCCCACATTGCTGACCGATGACGGCATGGTGCTGTTCGACAGTCCCGTCATCGTCGAGTATCTGGACAGCCTGCATGACGGCACCAAGCTGATCCCTGCCACCGGTGCCGCCCGCTGGCTGGCCCTGCGGCAGCAGGCTATGGCCGACGGGATCTGCGATGCGGCCGTACTGCGCCGGATGGAGGCGCTGCGCCCCGCCTCCCTGCGGTCCGCCGAATGGGACAGCCGGCAGCGCGCCGCCATCTTCCGTGCCCTCGACCGGCTGGAGGTGGAAGCCGGCGACCTGCCCGACCCAGCAGCACCAACGGTCGGCGGTCTGGCCGTGCTATCTGCCATGGGATACATGGATTTCCGCTTCGCCCATGAACCCTGGCGTCCGGGCCGGCCATCACTGGCACAGTGGTTTGAAACGGCCTCGAAACGACACAGCTTCTTGAATACCCTTCCGCCAACGGAATGAATTTCATGAACCATCTGACGCCAAGGCAGATCATCGACCTGCTGGGCATGCGCCCGCATCCCGAAGGCGGTCATTATGTGGAAACTTTCCGCGCACGCGCCCCTGACGGCGGACGGGCAGCCCATACGGCCATCTATTTCCTGTTGCAGGCGGGGGAATATTCTCACTGGCACCGGGTACTGGATGCCGATGAGATCTGGCATTTCCATGCCGGCGCGCCGCTGGTCCTGACCATGTCGCCCAACGGCCATGATGCCTCGGCCCACCATCTGGGCAGTGATCTGGCCGCTGGTCACCGGCCCCAGATCATCGTGCCCGCCGGCCATTGGCAGACGGCGGTCAGCCTGGGGGCCTGGACGCTTGTGGGATGCACCGTGGTGCCGGGCTTTGAATTCGCGAAGTTTGAGCTGGCCCCGCCCGACTGGCGGCCAACCCCACGGAAACCGTCAGGAGCCTGACCTGTCCCCCTGGCGCCAGCGGAACAGCACGCGGCCCAGCGGCGCCAGCATGGCACCAAGCATGACGATGGCCACAACCTGGATCGCCACCAACAGGGGGGCATCCAGATCGTCATGGATCATCCGCTCCCCGAACACCGCCATGCCGCCCCCAGCGATCAGCAGCAGCGCCATCATGCGTACCGGTGCCACCGGGGCCGCGCGGCGCATGTCGGCGGCCAGGAACAGGGCCGACCCGATGGAAATGACAGGAAAGCACCAGGGGCAGAACAGATGCACCAATTCCGGCATGTCATGCGCCGCCGCATCCTGATGCCCGCTTTCCCACAGGACCAGCATCCAGAACAGGGCTGCCGGCAGCCAGATCATCCGCTCCCACCCCCGCCGTCCCGGCACGGAAAAGGAAATGGCCGCGAACCCGGCCAGCAGCGCCGTCACCAACGCCAATCCCTGTTCCGCCAACCAGTCAACCCGCGTCACCACCAGCGACAAGTCTCCGCGCACCCCATGCCAGGTGGTGGCCAGCAGCATCAATCCGATGGACAGGATGGCCCAGCGCAGCAGCCGCAGAACCGGCGGCGGCAGACGGCGGGCAGGGGTCCCCTCCGCGCTCAACCGGTCGATCAGGTGGCTTACATCAGCCATGGTCCACATCCTTCCGCAACAATTGCCGCAGCCCCGCGATGCCGCGATGTACGGCCACTTTCAATGCCCCGACGCTGACGCCACTGGCCTCGGAGGCTTCCTTCAAACTCATGCCCTGAACCTTCAGCATATCGATGGCCACCCGCTGCCGCTCCGGCAGTTGCGACAGCAACGGCCCCAGATTGACACTAGGCGGCACATCACCCTCCGGCTGCGGCACGGTGTCGGCCAAACCGTCATCGAACTCCGTCTCCACGGCCCGGCGGCGATAGGTGCGGCGCAAGGCATCCGACAGCCGGTTGCGTGCAATCGTACCCAGCCAGGGGCCCACCGGGCGCCCCGGCTGATAGGTCGGCAGGGCCTGGTGCAGGGCCAGCAGCGCATCCTGCACAAAATCCTCCAGATCGGCGGGTCGGGCCAGCTTCCCCCGTCCGACCGCCCGAACCAAGGGCACGGCAGCGCGCAGAAAGGCGCCATAGGCGACGCGGTCGCCCTCCTGCGCGGCCGTCAGTAATCGGCCAAGATCCGAATCCTTGTCCGTCACCAGCACCCCATCCGACCCAGTACCGTCACTTAGGCGGCTGTGAAGGCTTGGCAACGCCGTGTTCTTCCAGGAAGGCCTTGAATTTCTTGGCATCCAGGAAATAGAGGTCAAGGCATTCATTGAACTTATCCGGGTCCTTGATGGCCTTGCAGAGTTGTTCGGCCTCCTCGTTTGCCGTCTGCTTCTGCGCCTTTTCCGAGGCGCTCATGCCGGGCGCGCTGTTCTGTGCCAGGGCCGGCGGGGCAAAGGCCAACAACAGCACCGGCAGAAAGGGCAGGAAGCGGCGAACAAAGGACATGGCGTCACCTCGCAGTCAGGACAGGATCAAGCAGACGTCGCCACAGGCCACGCAAGGCCGCATCCAGCGACAACAGCCCCGGCCCCGTCAGGAACAGGACCAGCCCCACCATGATCCATGGAATCTGTTCCGCCGCAATGGCGATACCATTCTCAATCCCCTCCGGCGTGCGGCCGATCACCAGGAACAGCACCGCCGACATCACCGCCAGCCCCGCCGCCCCGACACGGCCCGCCAGCCCAAGCGCCAGCAGGAGGCTAAGCACAATCTCCGCCCCTGTGGTCAGCGGTGCCGCGATAACCGCCGGCAGAAAGGGCACCGGATGGACATCGGTGAACAGGAAAGCCTGGCTGTCCCATGTGAAGACGCGGTGCCAGCCGGCGGTGGCGAACGGCCAGGCCAGCCAGAGGCGCCCCAGCAGCAGGAGCACCGCACCGCCCCAGCGCACGGGCAATGCCGCCCCGACGGTGGGGCCCGGATCGACCAGAAGGCGCAGCGTTGAGCGGATCATGGTTGCTCACCATCGGTTACGGCGGCGATCAGCCCTTGGCCGAGCAACAGCGCCAACAGCGGGGAAAGCGCGCCGGCATCCCGCAGATGCCCGGCCGCCGTCAGAAGATCGGCCCCCTCGGACAGGGCCTGGACAAAGCCGCCGGCATCGGGCGGCAGCAATGTCGCCAAGACCAGCAGGTCCGGCCCACGCCAGATCAGCGCCACTGCCTCCGGCCCGACGAGCGGCAGGGGTGCGGCCACTCCCTTGATATCCGCCCGCCCCTCCCACCATGGGCTCAGGACGGACAATGGTCCGGCCACCAGCGAAGAGGACAGCACCAGCGGCAGACGCAAGCGGGCCAGCGCATCGGGGACGTAAGGCGCTAACGCTGCTGGCCCTACTGGATCGGCATCAGCAGCGAAATAGGCACAATGCGCAGCCCAATCGGCAGCGGCTAGCACGGGTAACTCCCCCGCCAAATCCGCCCCGAACCCTTTGCCATAGGCCGACAGCATAGCCTGTCCCGGCGGGTGGGCCCGCAGATGGCGTTTCGCCGCCTCCGCGAAGGCATCCGTCCCCATGGCCCGCTCCACACTGGGATAGGCTTGGGCCAGGACACCAGTCAGGGAAGCCGTGACGGTGGCGGTGTGGATGAACAAGGCCTTGTCGGCCGGCACGGCGGCAGGGCGCAGAAAGGGCAGCGCGCGGGCAAACTCCGCAGCATCGCCATAACAGGCCCCCAGAATGGCGCGTTGCAGATCGATCAGCATGAGGCCGCCCCCCGCACCGCATCCGCCTTTGCCGCCTGGGCCAGCAGCACCGGCAGCGGTGGCAGGGCCGTATCCCATTCCACCAGGGTAGGGCGTGGCCCAAACTGACGGGTGGCAAGGTCATACAGGGCCCAGACCGGGTCCGGTACGGCGCTGCCATGATCATCAATCAGCAGGGTGGCGCCATCCACATCCAGGCTGGCATGGCCGGCAAGATGGATTTCCCCGACCGCATCGCCGGGAAAGTGCCGCAGCAGCCGTGCCGCGTCCTGCCCCCGGTTGCGGGCCGAGACATAGAGATTGTTGAGGTCCAGCAGCAGGCCGCATCCCGTGCGGGCCACCAGCGCCGCCAGGAACTCCCCCTCCTCCATCTGGTCCTCCTGGAACCGCAGATAGACGGACGGGTTTTCCACCAGCAGACGCCGGCCCAGCGCATCCTGCACCCGCTGTACATTGCCGGCGACGATGTCCAATGTCTCCGTCGTCAGCGGCAGGGGCAGAAGGTCGGGCACATGCGTACCGGCCAGACCGGTCCAGGCCAGATGATCCGACACCATCGCCGGCTCAAACCGCGCATAAAGCGCCTTCAGCCGGGCCAGATGCTCTCCATCCACGCCATCAGCAGCACCCAATGACAGGGCCACCGAATGGAAGGAGATGGGATAGTCCTGACGCAGCCTTTCCAGCTGCGCCAGACGCGGACCGCCGGGCACCAGATAGTTTTCCGCATGCACCTCCAGCCACCCGACCGGCTGCGCCGCCGTCAGAAAATCCGGCACATGCAGGTGCCGAAGCCCGACGCCGGCCGTATCGGCCAGGCCTGGGATGGTGGGGGGATGGGCCGGGGGGCGCATGCGGAAACCTGCTGGAAGGGCGATGCTTACTTCTTGGCCTTGGTGTTGGTGCCGTCGAAGGCGGTCATGCTGCCGCCAGCGGCTTCACAGGCTTCCTTGGTCATGGCCTTGAAATCCTGGCCGCTGTAATCGACCTTGGACTGGGTGGCGCAGGAATGACCGGCGGCCTTGTTGGCGCAGTCATTCTCGCCGGCCTTGGACACGCCATAGCACTTCACCTTCTCCCCCTCGGCGGCATGGGCCGGGGCGGCGATGGCGGCCAGCGACAGGGCACCGGCGACGGCGGCACCAAGGGTCAGGGCGGTCAGGCGGACGGAAGTCGACATGGGTGCATTTCCTTTGAACGGGGTCCAGGGAGAAGCGGCGCCGTCATCGGCGTCCGTATCTCTCCATTCGCTGCCGGTTGGCGAAGGTTACACCAGGAGCCAAAAAATTTTCGGCGACTGTGAAATTCTCGATGCCGGCCTGCTTAAGCCATTGAGCTTTTGTCGGAATTCGGCCAGCCTCTCCATGGGTCAACCGACTGTCGGAGGGCGTGGCGCATGGCGGCTGACAGCTGGCACTTATGGCCGGCCCGGGCCTTGCGCACGGCGACGGACCTGTTCCTGCCCGCCCCGATGCGCGAACGCGGCTTTGATGAGAAGGCGCTGCTGCGTGCCCGGGCCTTCATCCGCGTTACACTGCTGATCCTGACCGGTATTCTGGTGCTCTACACCGTCTGGGCCGTGAATGAGGGGCCGTTCGATCCCGTCAGCCTGACCTGGGCCGTTTATGCGCTGCTGGTCGGCGGCAATCTGGTGCTGGTGCGCCTCACCGGGCGGTTTCATGAGATCACGATTGCCAATAATCTGGCGGGCCTCAGCCTGATCGCCATCCTGCTGCATTATACGGACGGCATCGCCTCCCCTCTGGTGCCGCTGTTCCTGACGGCCTTAGCCACCACGGGCAATTTCGGCGGCAACCGCGCCATCCTTTATTTCTTCTCGGGCTTCCTGGCCGTCATCTGCGGCACCTATGCCTGGCAGATTTACAGCGGGGAGGCGCCCGCTGATATCCACAGCCGATTCGCCTTTCTGCTGACGGCGCTGCTGCTGCTGGTGCTGGCAAACCTGTCCTCACAATCGGCCCGCACCAAGACGCGGCGCATGCTGGCCCAGGCGCGCGACGCCGCGATCGAGGGGCGGCGGCGGGCCGAGAAGACCCTGGGTGACCTGCGCGAGGCGCAGGAACAGATGATCTTGCAGGAAAAGATGGCCAGCCTCGGTTCCATGGTGGCCGGCGTGGCGCATGAGGTGAACACGCCCGTGGGTCTGGCTGTCACCGGCGCCTCGCAGTTGCGCACCGAAACCGCCAGCATTCTGGCGCTGGCTGCACAGGGGCAACTGCGCCGCTCCACCTTTGATGAGTATCTGAAGGTGGTGGATGAGTTGGCGACCCTGATCGAAAAAAATGCCACCCGTGCC
Proteins encoded in this region:
- a CDS encoding heparinase II/III family protein, with the translated sequence MAHKRFKPGSGGWYRATGLYQMMALSGPAPRQLSLVPPDPWPGDAHHGQDLLNNRFRFAGQGFSGEMPPWLEPTASAPWLAEMHGFDWLRHLRATGGDAARRQARVLVSHWLDMFGKRWHPVAWAPDVLATRVTAWIGQHDFFLASADDQLRARVFDSLARQVRFLEHTVPGRLKGAALLGTLKGMVYGGMCLSGLSRATDRARALLNRELPKQVLPDGGHVEHSPAAQLLVLRHLIDIRGCYRAGREDVPEAVQHAIDRMTPTLRFFRHGDGGLALFNGAQEGEAVLIDTVLGQADARGRPLKSTPHIGFERITAGRTCILMDTGLPPAPGLDEHAHAGTLSFEMSIGRERLIVNCGAHPGDQGPWRAALAATAAHSTLTIDDTNSSGVNDDGGLSRRPSNVHVDRQDGDAGTLVDAYHDGYGDRGSLIHFRRLFLAESGEDLRGQDRLAGSASHEFAVRFHLHPSVRVATLEDEAALLLRLPSGALWKFRASGAEIETTDSIYLGQGADPRATTQIVLRGTTQPGETLVKWGLRREGSDIDS
- the rpe gene encoding ribulose-phosphate 3-epimerase; this translates as MMTKPVKIAPSILSADFARLGEEVRAIDAAGADYIHIDVMDGHFVPNITIGPGVVKALRPHTAKVFDVHLMIAPVDNFIQAFADAGADIISFHPEAGAHPHRTVQLIRSLGKKPGIVLNPHTPLSMVDYLLADLDLVLVMSVNPGFGGQSFISSQLDKIAELRRRINAVSDAQGGRQIDLEVDGGVNIETAKQCIAVGADVLVAGTATFVGGPSAYETNMRALRGQNG
- a CDS encoding alpha/beta hydrolase; the protein is MRFVWFLTAALLFTVQGAAAQESLPAYQVERTSVHTVTSAQNGRTYDLYVKLPPGYADPKNVGRRYGVLYLTDGDYTFQVASGITRLAHSQKRLDEFILVGLPTAKGENGMESRRRDLTPWADPDLPSPSGGAQAYLDFLVKEAMPLVEKTYRIDPARRTLVGQSYGGLFGLWVLFTQPQHFSSYILTSPSIWYKDYALRTLEADYAKGHKDLRASVYMTTGSFEAAKPGDKRYNQRRDMVADQQDMAKHLRARKYPGLQVMSEVSQGTYHETTFPVGLIQGMQWLYPAP
- a CDS encoding type II toxin-antitoxin system Phd/YefM family antitoxin, giving the protein MDSVNLADVASNLTRLIERAEAGEEIIIYRAGRPVARLMPPVAGAAASPTPKPKRQLGVLAGQGYWIGDDFDDPLPEEMERAFRGEGT
- a CDS encoding type II toxin-antitoxin system VapC family toxin, which translates into the protein MLDTHVFIWSALSPDRLPAHIIDAICSGDNDIIISTASIWEIAIKVKTGRLAFPLGLLPEILHRMDMQLLDIHLDHVLEAGNLPLHHNDPFDRMLIAQARMEALLLVTADAMIPTYAVKTLSARA
- the gloB gene encoding hydroxyacylglutathione hydrolase translates to MVEVHVVPALTDNYIHILHDAAHGITAVVDPGEAGPVRAFLTDRGWRLTHILATHHHGDHIGGINDLRADSHAMLIGPKAEMERIPEMDATYGDGDSFTLGSQTVRVFDTPGHTRGHCAFFCEEARLLFSGDTLFSLGCGRLFEGTAAQMWDSLLKLRALPPETRIYCGHEYTASNARFALSIDPDNLPLKARAEQVAALRAKGLPSIPARLSDELAANPFLRADDPLLAAHFGLTGAPHASIFAAIRKAKDDFRG
- a CDS encoding glutathione S-transferase N-terminal domain-containing protein, coding for MKLRYSQTSPFVRKVLMAAHEVGLADRIDLSPIDVWSPDSPIVRENPLSKIPTLLTDDGMVLFDSPVIVEYLDSLHDGTKLIPATGAARWLALRQQAMADGICDAAVLRRMEALRPASLRSAEWDSRQRAAIFRALDRLEVEAGDLPDPAAPTVGGLAVLSAMGYMDFRFAHEPWRPGRPSLAQWFETASKRHSFLNTLPPTE
- a CDS encoding cupin domain-containing protein, whose translation is MNHLTPRQIIDLLGMRPHPEGGHYVETFRARAPDGGRAAHTAIYFLLQAGEYSHWHRVLDADEIWHFHAGAPLVLTMSPNGHDASAHHLGSDLAAGHRPQIIVPAGHWQTAVSLGAWTLVGCTVVPGFEFAKFELAPPDWRPTPRKPSGA
- a CDS encoding NrsF family protein; protein product: MADVSHLIDRLSAEGTPARRLPPPVLRLLRWAILSIGLMLLATTWHGVRGDLSLVVTRVDWLAEQGLALVTALLAGFAAISFSVPGRRGWERMIWLPAALFWMLVLWESGHQDAAAHDMPELVHLFCPWCFPVISIGSALFLAADMRRAAPVAPVRMMALLLIAGGGMAVFGERMIHDDLDAPLLVAIQVVAIVMLGAMLAPLGRVLFRWRQGDRSGS
- a CDS encoding sigma-70 family RNA polymerase sigma factor — protein: MTDKDSDLGRLLTAAQEGDRVAYGAFLRAAVPLVRAVGRGKLARPADLEDFVQDALLALHQALPTYQPGRPVGPWLGTIARNRLSDALRRTYRRRAVETEFDDGLADTVPQPEGDVPPSVNLGPLLSQLPERQRVAIDMLKVQGMSLKEASEASGVSVGALKVAVHRGIAGLRQLLRKDVDHG
- a CDS encoding DoxX family protein, which produces MIRSTLRLLVDPGPTVGAALPVRWGGAVLLLLGRLWLAWPFATAGWHRVFTWDSQAFLFTDVHPVPFLPAVIAAPLTTGAEIVLSLLLALGLAGRVGAAGLAVMSAVLFLVIGRTPEGIENGIAIAAEQIPWIMVGLVLFLTGPGLLSLDAALRGLWRRLLDPVLTAR
- a CDS encoding putative DNA-binding domain-containing protein; translated protein: MLIDLQRAILGACYGDAAEFARALPFLRPAAVPADKALFIHTATVTASLTGVLAQAYPSVERAMGTDAFAEAAKRHLRAHPPGQAMLSAYGKGFGADLAGELPVLAAADWAAHCAYFAADADPVGPAALAPYVPDALARLRLPLVLSSSLVAGPLSVLSPWWEGRADIKGVAAPLPLVGPEAVALIWRGPDLLVLATLLPPDAGGFVQALSEGADLLTAAGHLRDAGALSPLLALLLGQGLIAAVTDGEQP
- a CDS encoding DUF692 domain-containing protein — its product is MRPPAHPPTIPGLADTAGVGLRHLHVPDFLTAAQPVGWLEVHAENYLVPGGPRLAQLERLRQDYPISFHSVALSLGAADGVDGEHLARLKALYARFEPAMVSDHLAWTGLAGTHVPDLLPLPLTTETLDIVAGNVQRVQDALGRRLLVENPSVYLRFQEDQMEEGEFLAALVARTGCGLLLDLNNLYVSARNRGQDAARLLRHFPGDAVGEIHLAGHASLDVDGATLLIDDHGSAVPDPVWALYDLATRQFGPRPTLVEWDTALPPLPVLLAQAAKADAVRGAASC
- a CDS encoding DUF2282 domain-containing protein; its protein translation is MSTSVRLTALTLGAAVAGALSLAAIAAPAHAAEGEKVKCYGVSKAGENDCANKAAGHSCATQSKVDYSGQDFKAMTKEACEAAGGSMTAFDGTNTKAKK
- a CDS encoding sensor histidine kinase, with the translated sequence MAADSWHLWPARALRTATDLFLPAPMRERGFDEKALLRARAFIRVTLLILTGILVLYTVWAVNEGPFDPVSLTWAVYALLVGGNLVLVRLTGRFHEITIANNLAGLSLIAILLHYTDGIASPLVPLFLTALATTGNFGGNRAILYFFSGFLAVICGTYAWQIYSGEAPADIHSRFAFLLTALLLLVLANLSSQSARTKTRRMLAQARDAAIEGRRRAEKTLGDLREAQEQMILQEKMASLGSMVAGVAHEVNTPVGLAVTGASQLRTETASILALAAQGQLRRSTFDEYLKVVDELATLIEKNATRAAELIQSFKEVAVDQSSDARRPFDLRAYATEVLASLAPRIRHAGHRVEMAVPDGIEMDGHPGAMAQIITNLVINSIVHAYPDGQRNGTLRLAARVLDGDRVELAYSDDGRGIPRELWPRIFEPFFTTRRGTGGSGLGLHLLYNIVTVRMGGTVRVGAAPQGGALFTLTFPRISPGKPPEPGLDDLSTDHVAVQ